From the genome of Branchiostoma lanceolatum isolate klBraLanc5 chromosome 11, klBraLanc5.hap2, whole genome shotgun sequence:
AATTGCAGGTAGCAAAAACTGCGTGTGCCAGAAGCTGCATTGCGTTATGTTGGTTACAAAACAAATGACGACAAGATTGAAGTTACTGACGTATGTAGTAGCATTCACAACAACTTGATCATCGATCGGTTTCCCTACACACTAAATGACTATACATGCCTAGCCTTTGTACATAGCTTAATGACGCACAGACTGTGAACCTCTATACTCCGTGTCAACGTCAAACAGCGTTTCAAAGTTACAGGACATGGCAAACAATACTCTTTCATATAGCCTGCTGCTTTTCATGATTGcatattggtttttaattcagtggcaacactgcgacatccaataaagttatcttgtatcttgtacctGTTGAAGCTTCAGAGATAGAATTACAGCAAGCTTAATGCCTTAAGTCTGGCACTGGCATTCTTAAACAAATAAGCAAGTAAAGAAACAGAATTTATCTGAATAAAGAAACTACTCTATCACTTctggcctacatgtatgtctggtgACAAGATGGGTTGACAGCATTAATCGTGTTGCGGTTGTTGTTCATACTTTGCAATGGCAATTTAGTTACACAGAATTCTCAAGTCGATATTTATCGAGTCATTGATTTTGTGACACGGACAACGGATTCTGAATGACTGATAAACATTGTGATACGATACATGGGGCTATAATGGACCACACAGCTATTACAATGGAGTCTGAAAGTCTGAATGCCAGTCTCTTCGCTGTcgttttcccaagaactacgaATGGAGTCTAAAAGAGCTGTTACCTGTAAGAAATGGAAAGCATCTAAAGATGTCGCTAATCCATATATGTAGTGTATTAATTGATAGATGGTAGGTGGAACATCACCTTACAGAATCCAAACGAGTGCATCTAGAGTGATGACATACAGCTTATACAAAGACATAGAAAGCTGTCTAAATGTGAAGAATTTTGTCTCTTTACACAGGGGCACCTCGTTCAACTTTTCAAACAGTCAGCATGGGACATTAAGTATGTTTCTTCTGTTTACTGCCCCTCATTACAGACGTTTAGGATACAAGTATATGTATGTGGAACACATATAGAATGAAACATGAAACTCTgtagattatatataattagaTACACAACTTAAGTTCAACTGTCCACACCTAGGTTTTACCAGAGACTGATGGAGTGTCTTATCTCCTCATGTGATCACTGATTATTATACAGAAATTAACATCATGAATGAAATGTGGGATTCACATATAGATTTATAATGATTTACATTACGAATGCTTGATTTTAAGGTAGACTATAGTTAGGACAACCACCATGAGCGACATGCACATCACAGTACCGCCCAATCTGATGGCATTATCTCCCTGCAAATGTGGGGGAAAGAGAACGTTGGTGAGGAAGTCAATCAAAGGTTGAAGTACAGTGACACTTATCTAGGCTTTAATCAATGTCACATCCTACGGCCATGCCACCAACAGCGTTGGTGAATCCCGCCCGCCCACAACCTTATTACAAATAACATCATTTGTTCATATCTAAAAAAAGGAACATAATGATATACTCCTATAGGGGAGAATCATACAAGATAAAGAAAATCTTTAGAAACGCTTTCAAACAAAGTCAAGCTAACTTCACGTCCATTTCAAGAGGGTATTACGTTTACTTACCTGCCTACTGATGTTCTCACCGTACCGACACCAGTTGGCGAATGCCTCGCAGTTGTTCTTTGCCAAGCTGTAGTTGTATGGCTTACACAGCTTGGACCGCGCCCTCTTCACAATCTCCTCCGGGGTAAACGGTGACCTCGAGTTATGCCTCTTGACCTGGCTATTTCCGACAACAGACCAGAACGACTGTTCCATGATCTAACAAACAGGGCGAATTTTGCCATTGCTGAGTCACGTGAATATGGTATGTCATCAACGTACCAACAACTACGTATCAAACGTTAAACTCAAAAGCAGGTACTAAAATGATTAGATCTTGCTACAGCAAGACGTACTAAAACGCCACAATTTTTATCGCTGGGCCACCATTATAAGTTGCCACACTATGATTGTCTAAAACTCTTACCGTTGTGTCGCATTTGGAACCGTCTGCATTTTTACAacacagatcgcgatcgccagGTTTACGGTCCTTGTACCTCCTCCAGACGTGGACAACATTCTTGCAGCCGTTATCACCTAACCCTACATACACTGCCCAGTGAGAGTAACCGGTTCTGGGGATCTCTAACAGATCTCCCAATTTGCACTTCTCGAGAACCTTTTCATTGTGACGGCGGGCCTTTTCTTCAGGAGTCATCCTTCTTCCACGCAGGGCTGTTGAAGACTTGACAATGAAAATACTTGATTTCTCTATTTTTCTAGTCTAATACCTTTCTCCTACCACTTCCTAGAAGTTTCACTTCTGCAGTTAAGTCTCTGTATTGTCGGGTGCCATGGAGAGAAGCGTTTGTTTTGCGAACAGACGACACCACTTTTACTGGGATATTTGTAGGAAATGCCTACTTAAAATGTTTGGTCATATTTGCCCTTTGGTAATGTAAATTGTATTACTGTTGTATTATACATTAAATGATGTCATCGTAACTCCTTTCTTTTTAGATAGTCTTTTAGATCGGAGTCGATATTATATAATCAGGTCATCCCCAATGTTTGCATGGTTTAGTCAAGCA
Proteins encoded in this window:
- the LOC136445260 gene encoding phospholipase A and acyltransferase 2-like codes for the protein MTPEEKARRHNEKVLEKCKLGDLLEIPRTGYSHWAVYVGLGDNGCKNVVHVWRRYKDRKPGDRDLCCKNADGSKCDTTIMEQSFWSVVGNSQVKRHNSRSPFTPEEIVKRARSKLCKPYNYSLAKNNCEAFANWCRYGENISRQGDNAIRLGGTVMCMSLMVVVLTIVYLKIKHS